From the Actinopolymorpha singaporensis genome, the window CATCGACGACGCGTTCGGCGGCGGCGAGCACTATCCGGGCAGTGCGCCCGCGCTGCACATCACGCTGGAGGTCGTCGACCAGCACCGCGGTTACGGGCGGCAGGACCGGCCGGCGTACGACGACGACCGCGGGCCGGGCTGCCGTTCGCTGCCGGACCCGCCGTACTCCCAGGCCGACCCGGCGCCGGGCAGCGGCGTACGGGAGGGGGTCGGCGGGTCCGGATCGGGGTCAGGTCCCGGGGCCGGCTCCGGAGCGGGGGCGCGGGCTCCGGTGTTCGACCTGTCCAGCGGGTACGCCGGCACCGCCCGGGAACAGCGGGTGGTCGACGCCCTGGTGGCGCCGGTGCTGCGCATCCCGCCGGGCGACGTACCCGACGTGACCACCCTGCTGTACGGCCCGCTGGTCCGTGGGACGCAGGTGAGCGTCGGATGAGCCGTTCGTTCCTGCGTCTCCAGACGATCCGCCCGAGGATCCGCCCGAGGATCTCCGACCGTACGACGGCGGCCGCCGCGGCCAAGCTCGCCGTGTTCGTCGTGGTGACGACGCTGGCCACGGCACTGCTGGCGGTCACCATCGCCAACGTCGGGCTCGGCGCGTCCCGGGAGTACCACGCAGTCTTCACCGACGTGACCGGCGTCGAGAAGGGCGACGACGTACGCATCGCCGGTGTCCGGGTGGGCGAGGTGCGTGCGGTGGACGTGCTGCCCGAACGCGGCGGCGGCGCGCTGGCCCGGCTGACGTTCACCGTCGCCGCGGACCAGGTGCTCGCCCGCAGCGTCCTGGCGACGATCAGGTTCCGCAACCTCGTCGGGCAGCGCTACGTGGCGCTGTCGGAGGGGGCGGGCGGCGCCGCACCGTTGCCGGCCGGCGGCACCATCCCGGTCGCCCAGACCCGCCCGGCGCTCGACCTGACGGTGCTCTTCGACGGCTTCAAGCCGCTGTTCGCCGCGCTGTCGCCGCAGGACGTCAACCAGTTGGCGTACGAGATCATCCAGGTGCTGCAGGGCGAGGGCGGCACGGTGGAGAGCCTGCTCGCGCACACCGCGTCCCTCACCAGCACCCTCGCCGACCGGGACAAGGTGATCGGCGACCTGATCGACCACCTCGACACGGTGCTGGCCACCGTCGCGAAACGCGACCGGAAGCTGTCCGCCCTGGTGGTCCAGCTGCAGCGGTTCGTGTCCGGCCTGGCCGAGGACCGCAAGGCCATCGGCGATTCGCTGGACTCGATCGTCACCCTCAACCGGCAGACCGCGGGCCTTCTCCGTGACGCCCGCCCGGACCTGCGTACCGACGTCACCCAGCTCGGCAGGGTGGCGGGAACCCTGGACGACAACTCCGCCCTGGTGGAGCGGACGCTGCGGCGGATGCCCGGCAAGCTCGACCGGCTCACCAGAACCGCGACCTACGGCTCGTGGTTCAACTTCTACCTCTGCGACTTCGACGGTCGGATCGTGCTGCCCACCGGCAAGGAGCTGCCCCGTGCGGGCCTGCACGTCACCGACGC encodes:
- a CDS encoding MCE family protein, whose translation is MSRSFLRLQTIRPRIRPRISDRTTAAAAAKLAVFVVVTTLATALLAVTIANVGLGASREYHAVFTDVTGVEKGDDVRIAGVRVGEVRAVDVLPERGGGALARLTFTVAADQVLARSVLATIRFRNLVGQRYVALSEGAGGAAPLPAGGTIPVAQTRPALDLTVLFDGFKPLFAALSPQDVNQLAYEIIQVLQGEGGTVESLLAHTASLTSTLADRDKVIGDLIDHLDTVLATVAKRDRKLSALVVQLQRFVSGLAEDRKAIGDSLDSIVTLNRQTAGLLRDARPDLRTDVTQLGRVAGTLDDNSALVERTLRRMPGKLDRLTRTATYGSWFNFYLCDFDGRIVLPTGKELPRAGLHVTDARCQR